From the genome of Nicotiana sylvestris chromosome 2, ASM39365v2, whole genome shotgun sequence, one region includes:
- the LOC104230886 gene encoding oleosin H2-like, producing MGDRHGHGQIQTHQYPHQIQVHPHRTTHEAGGMIKSLLPQRGPSATQVLAIVTLLPVGGTLFCLAGITLIGSLFGLAVATPVFLLFSPVLVPAILTVGLAVAGFLISGAFGVTGLSSLSWILNYFRQGKSVPENLDAVKRRMQDAAVQLGQKTKDVGQNIQNKAHEGKEGARTT from the exons ATGGGTGACCGTCACGGACATGGCCAGATTCAAACTCACCAATACCCACACCAAATTCAAGTGCACCCACACCGTACAACTCATGAAGCTGGTGGTATGATCAAAAGTCTTCTCCCTCAAAGAGGTCCTTCAGCTACACAAGTACTAGCAATTGTAACTCTTCTTCCTGTTGGTGGGACCCTTTTCTGCCTAGCTGGCATTACTCTTATCGGCAGTTTATTTGGGCTTGCTGTTGCCACCCCTGTTTTTCTCCTCTTTAGCCCAGTTCTTGTACCTGCTATTCTCACTGTTGGCCTTGCTGTTGCTGGTTTCTTGATTTCTGGTGCTTTTGGTGTTACTGGCCTCTCATCTCTCTCTTGGATTCTCAATTACTTTAGGCAAG GTAAGTCTGTGCCCGAGAATTTGGATGCGGTGAAGAGACGCATGCAAGATGCTGCAGTGCAACTAGGACAGAAGACTAAGGATGTGGGACAAAATATTCAGAACAAAGCACATGAAGGGAAAGAAGGCGCCAGGACTACTTAG